The genomic window TCGCGTCGGTCACCAGCTGCTGGCTGAGCGGACGCACCTGCTCGGCGGTCCAGCCGTGCCACAGGGCGTGCTCCAGCGCGAAGAAGCCGGTCCAGCCCGGGGTGTCGACGCCCTGCGGCAGGCCGTTGGCCATGCCGTTCAGCGCGTCGTCGTAGTCGCCGAAGGAGTTGTAGGCGGCGCCCAGGCGCTCGTAGTCCAGGTGGGCGGGCAGCCAGTCGGCGCGGGCCGCGTCCAGGTCGCCCCGGGCCACGTCGGCGTCGAGGGTCCGGGCGGCGGCGAGCAGCGTCGGCAGCGCCGCGGTGACGTAGGCGCGGTAGGCGTTGACCGGTCCGGTCAGCTCCTTGTCCGACATCGGGCGGTAGCCGGCCACCGCGTCCGCGGCGGTGCCGTCCAGCCGGATCGCGCTGCTGGTGGCCACCGGGCCGCTGGAGAAGACGCAGCGGACGGCGTACTGGCCGCCGTTCAGGGTGGTGTCCAGCGGCAGCGTCCTGCCCGGGCCGAGCCAGGGGATCTCCGCGTAGGCGAGGGTGCCGTCCGGGGAGACGACGTAGACCGTGACGAAGACCTTCGAGTTGTTGGTGACGTCGAAGGAGAGCCGGCCCGCGGGCAGCGTGGCGGGCGGTGCGCCGCAACCGGTGGTGTCCACCGCCAGCTTGCCGCCCGGCGGGTGCGCCTGGCCGTCGGCGGGCGCGGAGCCGAGCAGGGTGGCGGTGCCCAGCACGAGGACGCCGAGCAGCGCGGCGCGCAGCCGGCGCCCGGACCGGGGGCTGGGGCGGGCGGCGGGTGGGGAAGGCGTTCGCTCCGGCATGGCTGGCGGGGTCCTTCGGTCGGGCGGGGGTACCGGGCCCCGCACGCGGGGCCCGGTACCGGACGGATGACCTGGTGGTCGCTGTGCTCAGCGGCGCACGGGCCTGTCGGACAAGCCCTGGGCGGCCGGTGTCAGTCCCAGATGTCGGTGATCGGCGCGGCGCTGCTGCTCTGGCCCGCCAGCGGCAGCCCGTACGCCTGCTCCAGGGTGGCGAGCACGTTGTAGTGGTTGATCTGCTCGCTGTACTGGCCCGGCTGGACGTGGGCGCCGACGAAGATGGTGGGGATCTGGTTGCTCTCGGTGTAGTCGTCCTCGTCCCAGGTGACCACCAGCAGGCTGTTGTTCTGCTGGGCCCAGGTGGCGTACGCGGAGAGGTTGTTCTGCAGCCAGGAGTCGCCGTCGGCGATGGTGCCGTCGTGCATGTCGTCGTCCAGGTTCGGGATCACGAACGACACGGTGGGCAGCGTGTTGTAGTCCGTGGGGAACGCGGTGAACGGCTGCTGGTCGGCGGTCGGGACGTTGCTGAAGTTGGCCCACGGCGCGTGCTTACGGGCGTACGCGCCCGAGGTGCACTTGGTGGAGCCGACCGAGGGCAGGCCCTCCGAGTAGCCCTTGAACGTCTTTCCGGCGGCCAGCAGTTCGGAGCCGAGGTTGGCGGTCTTGCCCTCGCTCACCGGGCAGGAGTCGGCGCTCAGACCGAAGGTGCTGCCGCCGAAGATCGCCATGTAGTTGGGCTCGCTGGGGTGCGAGACACCGAACGAGGAGGTCATCAGCGCGCCCTGGCCGGCCAGCGAGTTGATGTAGGGGGCGTCACTGGTGTCGCCGATGATGTCGTCGTAGGAGTGGTTCTCCTCCATCACGACCACGATGTGCGAGAACGCCGGAACGGCGGCGGCGCTGACGCTCGCGCCGGCGGCGACGGCGGAACCGCTGGTGGACAGGGCGGCGGTGAGCGCCACGGCACTCGTCATGGCGACGGCGCACAGCCCGGCAAGACGCGACCTCGAACGCATGAAGACTCCAGGGAGGAACGAGCCAGGCCCGGTTGCCGGCTCGGGGAGAAGAGGGTGCGGAGCCCGCCGCACCGCTGGGGCGGCTGCGGATGCGACGGCGGTACGGGGGCGTTGGCCGGGCGGCGCGATCCGCCCGGCTTCGGTGCGGATAAAGCGTAGAGGCGAGCGGCGGCGCCGTAGTTGTCGGTGGACTGGCGAAATAGTGAACTTCATGGGGCGGTGTGGCGGCGGTGAACTTCTCCTTCCTTAAGGTTTACCCACGGGTCCGAGGCGTAGTGGGAGGCATGGTGGAGCTGCGGTACCTGAAGTACTTCCTGGCCGTCGCCGAGACCGGCAGCTTCACCCGGGCGGCCGCCGACTGCTTCGTCGCCCAGTCCGCGCTGAGCCAGCAGGTCGCCCGGCTGGAGGGCGAGGTCGGCGCCCGGCTCTTCCACCGCACCAGCCGCTCGGTGCGGCTGACGGCGGCCGGCGAGCTGCTGGTCCCGCTGGCCCGCCGGATCCTGGCCGAGGTCGACGACGCCCGCGCCGAACTGGACGCCCTCACCGGCCTGCGCCGCGGGCGGCTGCGCCTGGGGCTGATCCAGACCGCGGGCGGCGCGACGGACGTGGCCGCGGTGCTCGGCGAGTACCGCCGCCGGTATCCGGGGATCGAACTGCACGTGCGCACCGCGCCCAGCACCGAGATGGTCGCCGCGGTCGCCGAGGGCACCCTGGACCTCGCCGTGGTCGGCCTGGTCGCGGACCGGGCGACCCCGGCCGGCCTGGTGCGGCAGGTGCTGGCCCGCGACCCCCTGGTGGCCGTCGTCCCCGGCGCCCACCCGCTGGCCGGGCGCGCGCGGATCGCGCTGACCGAGCTGGCCGGGGCCGCCGGGGAGTACCCGACGCTGATCCAGGGCGCCCGGGGCACCGGCCTGCGGCACCAGGTGGAGGCGGCCTTCGCCCGGGCCGGGCTGGCGGCGGACCAGTCCTTCGAGATCGGCCAGATCCACGACATGGTCCGCCTCGCCGCCGCCGGGGTCGGCATCACCGTGGTGCCGCGCTCGGCGGTCCGCGGCCCGGGTTCGTGCGAGTCGCTGACCACGGGCGCGGCCGTCCTGGCGCTGACCGACGAGCAGGCGGTGAACGAGGTCTCGGTCGTCCACGACGCCGCCCGGCTGTCCCCGGCGGGGGCGGCCTTCCTGGCAGTCCTCGGCATCGGCCGCGTCGACTGATCTGCCTGAACCGCTGATCTGTCCGACCGATCGCTGAGAGCTGTTTCATCTGTTGGACGGATGGGTGGCTCCGGCGGCAGGCTGGAGCCACCCACCCAGTCCGCCGCCGGATCCCGGAGTCCCGCCATGCCCGTCGCTACCACGAGCCCCGCCACCCGCTCCACCGTGCTGCACGAGGCGTACCGCACGCTGCGCCCCGGCCCGGGTGCGCCGCACGGGCCGCTGCCGCCGCTGCTGCTGGCGCTGACCGTGGTCACCGGGCTGGTCGACGCCTTCAGCTACCTGGCGCTCGGCCATGTCTTCGTGGCCAACATGACCGGGAACGTGGTCTTCCTCGCGCTCACCCTCGGCGGCGCCCCCGGCTTCTCGCTGAGCGCCTCGCTGCTCGCCCTGGCCGCCTTCGCCGCCGGGGCCTTCGCCGGCGGCCTGCTCGTGCACCGGCTGCGGCGCCATCAGGGGCGGGTGCTGCTCGCGGCCCTGCTGCTGCAGAGCGTCCTGGTACTCGGCGCACTGGTCACCGCCTGGCTGTCCGCCGCGCCCTTCCCGTCCCCCGCCCGGCAGGTGCTGATCGTCCTGCTCGGCCTGGCCATGGGGCTGCAGAACGCCGCCGCCCGCGCACTGGCGGTGCCCGACCTGACCACCACCGTGCTGACCCTCACCATCACCGGCATCGCCGCCGACAGCCGGGCCGCGGGCGGGGCGGGCAGCCGGATCGGGCGCCGCCTGCTCTCCGCCGCCGCGATGTTCCTCGGCGTCCTGGCCGGCGCCCTCTTCCTGCACCACCAGGCCCCCGTCCTTCCCCTCCTCTCGGCCGCCCTGCTGCTCCTGGCCACCGCGGCCGCCACGGCAACGGCAGTCCACCGCGCCGAGCGCACCAACGCCCCCTGGGCCCAGCTCCGCTGACCGACGGTCGGCCGCCGACCACCCCGCCCCTGCTTGCCCGAGCAAGTTCTTGCTCGGGCAAGCAAACTGCTCTACAGTCTTGCTCAGGCAAGCAAGAACTTGCTCGGGCAAGCAGGAGGGTGTGGGGAATGGGCCGGACGTTCACCGAGTCGGGGCGCCGAGCACAGATCGTGCAGGCCGCGATCGAGGTGGCCGCCGAAGTCGGCTACGCGAAGGCCTCGTTCAGCCGGATCGCGAAGCAGGCCGGACTGAGCAGCACCGGGATGATCTCGTACCACTTCGCCGGCAAGGACGACCTGATGCACGAGGTCGTCGCCGAGGTGACCCGGGTGACCACCGAGTTCATGGCGCCCAGGGTCAGCGCGGCCGAGGGTGCGCGCGAACGGTTGCGGACGTTCATCGAGTCCAACATCGAGCTGCTCTCGGTCTGCCCCCAGCACCTGAAGGCGCTGATCGAGGTCCTGCCCAACCTGGGCGGGGACGATCCGACCCGGGCAGGCTACAACGCCGCCGTCCAGCTGGTGATCGACAGCCAGGAGCAGGCGGTCCACGCGGCACAACGGGCCGGCGAGTTCCGGGAGTTCGACGCCCGGGTGATGCTCACCGCCCTGCGCGGGGCCATCGACGCCGTGGTGCTGCGCTGGGTGGGGGATCCGGAGTTCGACGTGGCCCGGGCGGGCCGGGAGCTGGCCGACATCTTCGACCGGGCGACCCGCGCCGAACCGTAGCGGGACAGTCCGCACGGACACGCAGGACAGGGGAGGAAGCACGTCATGGGAGGGACGAACGTGATGGGGGAGAACGTGAACACGTCGACCGAGCAGGAAGCCGCTGCGCCGGCCGCCGCGGCCGAGGCCGAGGCCGCACCGAGCGCCGGGCCGAGCACTGGGCCGAGCACTGGGCCGAGCGCCGGGCCGAGCGCCGCGGAGAAGGCCCGCGCCGCCAGGCGGCAGCTGACCAAGTCGCTGGTCTTCGAGCTGGCCGTGCCGCTCGGCGGCTACTACCTGCTGCACGGGGTGGGGCTCAGCCAGTGGGCCTCGCTGCTGATCAGCAGCCTGTTGCTGGTGCCGTGGCTGGTGCTCGGGATGGTCCGCAGCCGCCGGGTCGAGGTGATGCCGGTCTTCACGCTGGTGCTGATCGTGGTCGGCGCGCTGATGTCGATGGTCAGCGGCAGCCCCCGGGTGCTGCTGGTGCGCGACAGCTGGGTGTTCGGCGTGATCGGGATCTGGGTGCTGGGCACCCTGGCGACCCAGCGCCCGTTCATGCTGACCGCGGCGCGGTCGATCGTCGCCACCAAGATCGGTGAGGCGGGCGCCGAGGAGTGGGTGGGCCGCTGGGCCTACGACGCGACCTTCCGCCACCACATCCGCACGCTCACCACCGTCTGGGGCCTCGGGTTCACCGTCGACGCCGTCATCCGGGTGGTGCTGGCCTACACGCTGCCGGTCGACCTCGTGCCGCTGGTGAGCTCGCTGCAGTGGCTGGTGGTGCTGGGCGGTCTGTTCGGCTTCCACTTCTGGTACGTCAACCGCAACGGTCTGAAGGTCTGATCCGCGATGAGCACCGACACCACGATCGTCTCCACCCCCGGCACCGCCGCCCGGCACGACGACCGCGACAACCGCGCCGACCGGCTGGACGCCGACGTGCTGATCGCCGGCGCCGGCCCCACCGGCCTTCTGCTGGCCAACGAGCTGCGGCTGGCCGGGATCAGCACCCTGGTGGTCGAGCGGCTGACCGAACGCTCCGGCCAGTCCAAGGCGTTGAGCCTGCAGCCGCGCTCGGCCGAGATGCTCCAGCTGCGCGGCTGGCTGGAGCCGCTGCTCAGCCGGGCGGTGGACACCGTCCCCGGCGGCCACTTCGCCGGACTCCCGCTGGACTACGGGGTGTTCGACTCCCCCTTCCCCTACCAGGTGGGCATCCCGCAGGCCCGGGTCGAGGGCTTCCTGGAGGAGCTGCTCGGCGAGCACCGGGTGCCGGTGCGGCGCGGGTGCGAGCTGCTCGACCTCGTCCAGGACGAGACCGGCGTGACCGTCACGGTCACCGGCCCGGACGGCCAGGGCGGCCCGGACGGCCAAGGCAGCCCGGGCGCCCCGGACCGCACCGACGGCTCGGCCGTCCCGCAGCGGCTGCGGGCCCGCTACCTGGTGGGCACCGACGGCGGGCGCAGCACGGTGCGCCGCCTGCTGAAGGTGGGCTTCCCCGGCCGGGACGGCCGCGTCTCCATGGTCGTCGCGGACGTCGTCCTGGAGACCCGCCCCGAGGAGTCCACCGACTGGCGGCTGCCGGAGCTGGCCTCGGACGCCGGCGGCCTCTGCGTGGTCCTGCCGCTCGACGAGGGCCTGCACCGGGTGCTGTTCACCGGCCCCGAGCAGCAGCAGCTGGAGCGCACCGCACCGGTCGCCGGGGCCGAGGTCGCCACCGCGCTGCACCGCCACCACGGCGAGCGCTACCGGCTGCGCGAGCTGCGCATCGCCTCGCGGTTCACCGACGCCTCGCGGCAGGTGGAGCAGTACCGCACGGGGCGGGTGCTGCTGGCCGGGGACGCCGCGCACATCCACACCCCCGCGGGCGGGCAGGGGCTGAACCTCGGCCTCCAGGACGCCTTCAACCTCGGTTGGAAGCTCGCCGCCACCCTGAACGGCTGGGCCCCCGCCGACCTGCTGGACAGCTACCACACCGAGCGCCACCCGGTGGGGGCGCAGGTGCTGGAGAACACCAGGGCGCAGGGCGTCCTGCTGGTCCCGGACATCGACGTGCAGGGGCTGCGCGCCATCGTGGCCGGGCTGCTGACGGAGGAGCAGGCCAACCGGCGGATCGCCGGGATGATCTCGGGCCTGGGCATCCGCTACGAGCTGCCCGGCTCCCCCGCGCACCCGCTGCTGGGCGCCCGGCTGCCGAGGCTCGAACTGCCCGCCGGACGGGGGCTGCTGCTGACCCGCGGCGAGCGCCCGGACCTGGCGGCCGTGCTGGCGCCGTGGGCCGACCGCGTCGACCGGGCGGTCGCCCCGGAAGCCTTCACCAGTGCCCGGGCCGATGACCGGGCCGATGCCCAGGGCGGTGCCCAGGCCCTGCTGGTCCGCCCCGACGGCTACGTCTGCTGGGTCGGGCAGGACGCCGCCGACCAGCCGCAGGCAGCGCTGCGCACCTGGTTCGGCGACCCCTGCGAGCTCCCGCTCCCCAGCAGCAGGCGCTAGATCAGCCCCCGGCGCAGCGCGTAGGCGACGGCGTGCGAGCGGTTGCGCAGGCTCAGCCGGGTGGTGAGGCCGTGCAGCACGTTCTTCACCCAGCGCTCGGAGTAGCCGAGGGTGTCGGCGATCTCCGCGGTGTCCAGACCGTCGGCGACCAGCCGCAGGATCCCGGTCTCCCGCTCGCTCAGCGCGCCCGCGGCATCGTCCACCGCCTGGGCCGTCGCCCCCGCCGCACCGGCCCCGGCCCCCGCGGCCGCGCCCGCACCGCCCGACGCGCCCGCGCCCGCGCCCGGCCGCCCGGTGCGGCCGACCTGGTCGAGCAGCCGGGAGAGCAGGTCGGTCGGCAGCGAGTTGCGGCCGGTCTGCGCGCTGTGGACCGCCTTCAGCAGGCGGGCCTGGGTCACCTCGTGCCGCCACAGGATGGAGGTCACCCCGCAGCTCACCACGTCGAGCAGCTCGGCCTCCTGGAGCCGGCCGAGGATCAGCACCAGGCGCAGCCGGGGATCGGCGGCCAGCAACCGCGCCTCGCGCAGCAGCTCGGGGCTGACCGAGTCGGCGAGCTGGACCACCGTGCAGCGCAGGCCCGGCGGCCGGTCGTCGACCAGGGTCACCCCCGGGACGGCGCGCAGGTAGCTCTGCAGACCGGCCCGGGCGATCGGATCGGCGGCTCTGGTCAGCACCATGACGTCCGGCACCGGCCCCCCGCCCTTCTTGACCATCCGTCCCGGGGGCACCGTGCGAACGTCGGAACACGCCTGGCGCTGCCCGCGCAGCAGCTGTCCGGCCGTCACCTGAG from Kitasatospora sp. NBC_01250 includes these protein-coding regions:
- a CDS encoding YoaK family protein → MPVATTSPATRSTVLHEAYRTLRPGPGAPHGPLPPLLLALTVVTGLVDAFSYLALGHVFVANMTGNVVFLALTLGGAPGFSLSASLLALAAFAAGAFAGGLLVHRLRRHQGRVLLAALLLQSVLVLGALVTAWLSAAPFPSPARQVLIVLLGLAMGLQNAAARALAVPDLTTTVLTLTITGIAADSRAAGGAGSRIGRRLLSAAAMFLGVLAGALFLHHQAPVLPLLSAALLLLATAAATATAVHRAERTNAPWAQLR
- a CDS encoding alkaline phosphatase family protein; protein product: MRSRSRLAGLCAVAMTSAVALTAALSTSGSAVAAGASVSAAAVPAFSHIVVVMEENHSYDDIIGDTSDAPYINSLAGQGALMTSSFGVSHPSEPNYMAIFGGSTFGLSADSCPVSEGKTANLGSELLAAGKTFKGYSEGLPSVGSTKCTSGAYARKHAPWANFSNVPTADQQPFTAFPTDYNTLPTVSFVIPNLDDDMHDGTIADGDSWLQNNLSAYATWAQQNNSLLVVTWDEDDYTESNQIPTIFVGAHVQPGQYSEQINHYNVLATLEQAYGLPLAGQSSSAAPITDIWD
- a CDS encoding VC0807 family protein; translation: MGGTNVMGENVNTSTEQEAAAPAAAAEAEAAPSAGPSTGPSTGPSAGPSAAEKARAARRQLTKSLVFELAVPLGGYYLLHGVGLSQWASLLISSLLLVPWLVLGMVRSRRVEVMPVFTLVLIVVGALMSMVSGSPRVLLVRDSWVFGVIGIWVLGTLATQRPFMLTAARSIVATKIGEAGAEEWVGRWAYDATFRHHIRTLTTVWGLGFTVDAVIRVVLAYTLPVDLVPLVSSLQWLVVLGGLFGFHFWYVNRNGLKV
- a CDS encoding LysR family transcriptional regulator, with the translated sequence MVELRYLKYFLAVAETGSFTRAAADCFVAQSALSQQVARLEGEVGARLFHRTSRSVRLTAAGELLVPLARRILAEVDDARAELDALTGLRRGRLRLGLIQTAGGATDVAAVLGEYRRRYPGIELHVRTAPSTEMVAAVAEGTLDLAVVGLVADRATPAGLVRQVLARDPLVAVVPGAHPLAGRARIALTELAGAAGEYPTLIQGARGTGLRHQVEAAFARAGLAADQSFEIGQIHDMVRLAAAGVGITVVPRSAVRGPGSCESLTTGAAVLALTDEQAVNEVSVVHDAARLSPAGAAFLAVLGIGRVD
- a CDS encoding helix-turn-helix transcriptional regulator, with the protein product MSAQVTAGQLLRGQRQACSDVRTVPPGRMVKKGGGPVPDVMVLTRAADPIARAGLQSYLRAVPGVTLVDDRPPGLRCTVVQLADSVSPELLREARLLAADPRLRLVLILGRLQEAELLDVVSCGVTSILWRHEVTQARLLKAVHSAQTGRNSLPTDLLSRLLDQVGRTGRPGAGAGASGGAGAAAGAGAGAAGATAQAVDDAAGALSERETGILRLVADGLDTAEIADTLGYSERWVKNVLHGLTTRLSLRNRSHAVAYALRRGLI
- a CDS encoding TetR/AcrR family transcriptional regulator — its product is MGRTFTESGRRAQIVQAAIEVAAEVGYAKASFSRIAKQAGLSSTGMISYHFAGKDDLMHEVVAEVTRVTTEFMAPRVSAAEGARERLRTFIESNIELLSVCPQHLKALIEVLPNLGGDDPTRAGYNAAVQLVIDSQEQAVHAAQRAGEFREFDARVMLTALRGAIDAVVLRWVGDPEFDVARAGRELADIFDRATRAEP
- a CDS encoding EfeM/EfeO family lipoprotein, with the protein product MPERTPSPPAARPSPRSGRRLRAALLGVLVLGTATLLGSAPADGQAHPPGGKLAVDTTGCGAPPATLPAGRLSFDVTNNSKVFVTVYVVSPDGTLAYAEIPWLGPGRTLPLDTTLNGGQYAVRCVFSSGPVATSSAIRLDGTAADAVAGYRPMSDKELTGPVNAYRAYVTAALPTLLAAARTLDADVARGDLDAARADWLPAHLDYERLGAAYNSFGDYDDALNGMANGLPQGVDTPGWTGFFALEHALWHGWTAEQVRPLSQQLVTDASGLIDDFPSEDTDPGNLPLRAHEILENALQFQLGGIADYGSDSTLATLDANIQGTQEVLGTIAPVVQELDADLLGRLNGQLAAYQSEVAGYRAADGSWPALSRLGTAQRQRLNADLGGLLEQLAALPNLLTPRNHA
- a CDS encoding FAD-dependent monooxygenase; the protein is MSTDTTIVSTPGTAARHDDRDNRADRLDADVLIAGAGPTGLLLANELRLAGISTLVVERLTERSGQSKALSLQPRSAEMLQLRGWLEPLLSRAVDTVPGGHFAGLPLDYGVFDSPFPYQVGIPQARVEGFLEELLGEHRVPVRRGCELLDLVQDETGVTVTVTGPDGQGGPDGQGSPGAPDRTDGSAVPQRLRARYLVGTDGGRSTVRRLLKVGFPGRDGRVSMVVADVVLETRPEESTDWRLPELASDAGGLCVVLPLDEGLHRVLFTGPEQQQLERTAPVAGAEVATALHRHHGERYRLRELRIASRFTDASRQVEQYRTGRVLLAGDAAHIHTPAGGQGLNLGLQDAFNLGWKLAATLNGWAPADLLDSYHTERHPVGAQVLENTRAQGVLLVPDIDVQGLRAIVAGLLTEEQANRRIAGMISGLGIRYELPGSPAHPLLGARLPRLELPAGRGLLLTRGERPDLAAVLAPWADRVDRAVAPEAFTSARADDRADAQGGAQALLVRPDGYVCWVGQDAADQPQAALRTWFGDPCELPLPSSRR